From the genome of Lutzomyia longipalpis isolate SR_M1_2022 chromosome 2, ASM2433408v1, one region includes:
- the LOC129788956 gene encoding uncharacterized protein LOC129788956 isoform X2 — protein MGDNNDVVIELDSDDDSEKTVPFVPIKKESFVKDTNVSQQDKLNFVLKWMSEKQYLPTSSDIKPDSVKQEKENDLGTPSLSSISESEIDFLTYDDITPSLPLTSQLSSPEKKKKKQVAVSSVEVQTEISTRNASTETSPPPKTFECGIQTKKIETVTRGTQVHFAMEPSEPSTSVASKVSMSDLSCLNKDEPNKEIIHKDNKFVRYAALYLSILQQEAFLKDEGLTMGDTQIGPLLSINKMLVVTKAKAALAKELAELNVKELCGLIEKYVNSDGGSTAEWIEDFVGEALKGLEREVNRTESDVQKTELPLKSPVYGDLAPDELTNQTANSSDEAPEKPMTEIPVDSLSAHLMKELFDYSPSENERTVDSMGEEADVLETIEALALGGVEAQASGTVEAQTSESVEDQRLESNGSNIAAIKVRQDLLPTSVNAHPNVAFAEYQPVSNVQQVQQQNINRMLMNNQIYRMPHLPEMQQICPTNVPLHQYFQRSQGQQLQFPTLPQVSAATLQTSIQALDPLIMIQNPSPAAPGMLLASSQRNPWPQSLPYDVPQINAPNQLQMLPPPLLAYPPQQSSYNAQMLQMFPTLQQQGPPPVYQSQTQPTSPMNKQPQSRKRRESKNSSNNTPSKRRTSTSSTETPPKQLCQNLPVEESTLQNQPIGPSVRPSTTQPPVDHDALGRIQQQLNTLGTAISAENVVQTVPLSQPEQMPSTSEMNSVISSSCPSNQQLQFTSVASTSPANVTSTTSPRCSSDSQDAGKMPPPQCYRLLRTSLDSYTLVKTDSNDGQRITSPDIVQCNKGQDASDNAVHTKDKEDLTGKKSLTDTKKRSPVVSKEQIQKASVRKKIHRKGANHLWKTKEMSKKLHKCIYCDKTSNDKFYIMQHIANHFGSFGSRIFACTAPECTVSYNWYTGLYIHVKRKHPEMRVPAMKTYYKLLKSFILKKNKEYHENLHNVPESGLDCFNKNGL, from the exons ATGGGGGACAATAATGATGTTGTGATTGAACTCGATAGTGACGATGATTCAGAAAAGACAGTGCCATTTGTTCCGattaaaaaggaatcttttgtTAAAGACACCAATGTGAGCCAACAggacaaattaaatttcgtGCTGAAGTGGATGAgtgaaaaacaatatttacCAACATCAAGTGATATTAAGCCAGATTCAGTGAAAcaggagaaagaaaatgatttaggCACACCTTCGCTGAGTAGTATATCAGAGtcagaaattgattttctgacTTACGACGACATAACCCCTAGTTTACCTTTAACATCTCAGCTCAGTTCTcctgaaaagaagaagaagaagcaagTAGCTGTTTCGTCCGTAGAAGTCCAAACGGAAATATCAACCAGAAATGCTTCAACTGAAACTTCCCCGCCACCGAAAACATTCGAATGTGGGATTCAGACAAAGAAGATTGAAACGGTTACAAGAGGGACTCAGGTGCATTTTGCGATGGAACCTAGCGAACCTAGTACATCTGTGGCATCAAAGGTATCCATGAGCGATTTAAGTTGTCTCAATAAAGATGAACCCAACAAGGAAATTATTCACAAAGATAATAAATTCGTGAGATACGCAGCTCTGTACCTGAGTATCCTTCAACAAGAGGCATTCCTGAAAGATGAAGGACTTACAATGGGTGATACTCAAATTGGGCCTCTTCTTAGTATTAACAAGATGTTGGTTGTTACAAAGGCGAAAGCCGCTCTTGCTAAGGAACTAGCAGAGCTGAATGTAAAGGAACTTTGTGGACTCATTGAAAAGTACGTTAATTCGGACGGTGGTTCAACTGCTGAGTGGATTGAAGATTTCGTAGGAGAGGCACTCAAAGGGTTGGAAAGGGAAGTCAATCGTACTGAGTCCGATGTGCAAAAGACTGAGTTGCCTCTGAAAAGTCCAGTCTATGGAGACTTAGCACCTGATGAATTGACTAATCAGACGGCCAATAGTTCCGATGAAGCTCCGGAGAAACCTATGACTGAGATCCCAGTGGATTCACTGAGTGCTCATCTTATGAAAGAACTCTTCGATTATTCTCCGTCTGAAAATGAGAGAACTGTAGACTCAATGGGTGAAGAAGCTGACGTGTTAGAGACAATTGAAGCTCTGGCGTTAGGCGGTGTAGAAGCTCAGGCGTCAGGAACTGTTGAAGCTCAGACGTCAGAAAGTGTTGAAGATCAAAGATTGGAAAGTAACGGAAGTAACATTGCTGCCATAAAAGTGCGGCAAGATTTGCTACCGACATCAGTTAATGCGCATCCCAATGTCGCCTTTGCAGAATATCAGCCTGTATCGAATGTTCAACAGGTTCAACAGCAAAATATCAACAGAATGCTGATGAATAATCAGATCTACCGAATGCCGCACTTGCCAGAGATGCAACAAATATGCCCCACGAATGTTCCACTACATCAGTACTTCCAACGCAGTCAAGGGCAGCAGCTTCAATTTCCAACATTGCCTCAAGTTTCAGCAGCAACGCTACAAACATCAATTCAGGCACTGGATCCATTAATCATGATACAAAATCCTTCACCTGCTGCACCTGGCATGCTGTTAGCTAGTTCGCAAAGGAATCCGTGGCCTCAGAGCCTTCCATATGATGTGCCACAGATTAATGCGCCGAATCAGTTGCAGATGCTTCCTCCGCCGTTGCTTGCTTATCCACCGCAGCAATCGTCTTACAATGCACAGATGCTTCAGATGTTTCCAACGCTCCAACAACAGGGACCTCCTCCGGTGTATCAATCACAAACGCAACCGACGTCTCCAATGAACAAG CAGCCACAATCACGAAAACGTAGGGAATCCAAGAATTCTTCTAATAATACTCCGTCAAAGCGTCGTACTTCCACGTCATCTACTGAGACTCCTCCAAAGCAGCTTTGTCAAAATCTTCCAGTTGAAGAGTCAACATTGCAAAATCAGCCAATAGGTCCTTCGGTTCGTCCATCTACGACTCAG CCTCCGGTTGATCATGATGCCCTAGGACGGATACAGCAGCAGCTAAACACTTTGGGAACAGCTATTTCAGCTGAAAATGTGGTCCAAACGGTTCCACTATCACAGCCAGAACAAATGCCGTCGACAAGTGAAATGAATTCGGTAATTTCATCCAGTTGTCCGTCTAATCAACAACTTCAGTTTACTTCAGTTGCTTCAACTTCTCCGGCAAATGTGACTTCCACAACTTCACCACGCTGTTCGTCTGATTCTCAGGATGCAGGAAAGATGCCACCACCACAGTGTTATCGTCTCTTAAGGACGTCTTTAGATTCATACACTTTAGTGAAAACTGATTCAAATGATGGTCAACGCATCACAAGTCCTGACATTGTTCAATGCAACAAAGGA CAAGATGCTTCGGATAATGCCGTCCACACCAAAGACAAGGAAGATTTAACAGGAAAGAAGTCATTAACGGATACCAAAAAGAGGTCACCAGTAGTTTCAAAGGAGCAAATCCAAAAG gcCTCTGTGCGCAAAAAGATACATAGAAAGGGAGCAAACCATTTATGGAAAACAAAGGAAATGAGTAAAAAACTACATAAA TGCATCTATTGTGACAAAACATCCAACGATAAGTTCTACATAATGCAACATATAGCAAACCATTTTGGAAGTTTTGGAAGTAGAATCTTCGCTTGCACTGCGCCCGAATGTACAGTCTCCTATAACTGGTACACCGGCCTTTATATTCATGTTAAACGTAAACATCCTGAAATGAGGGTACCTGCAATGAAGACTTACTATAAACTCCTGAAGTCTTtcatattgaaaaaaa atAAAGAATACcatgaaaatttgcacaatGTGCCTGAGTCAGGACTTGATTGTTTCAACAAAAATGGTCTGTGA
- the LOC129788956 gene encoding uncharacterized protein LOC129788956 isoform X3, with protein sequence MGDNNDVVIELDSDDDSEKTVPFVPIKKESFVKDTNVSQQDKLNFVLKWMSEKQYLPTSSDIKPDSVKQEKENDLGTPSLSSISESEIDFLTYDDITPSLPLTSQLSSPEKKKKKQVAVSSVEVQTEISTRNASTETSPPPKTFECGIQTKKIETVTRGTQVHFAMEPSEPSTSVASKVSMSDLSCLNKDEPNKEIIHKDNKFVRYAALYLSILQQEAFLKDEGLTMGDTQIGPLLSINKMLVVTKAKAALAKELAELNVKELCGLIEKYVNSDGGSTAEWIEDFVGEALKGLEREVNRTESDVQKTELPLKSPVYGDLAPDELTNQTANSSDEAPEKPMTEIPVDSLSAHLMKELFDYSPSENERTVDSMGEEADVLETIEALALGGVEAQASGTVEAQTSESVEDQRLESNGSNIAAIKVRQDLLPTSVNAHPNVAFAEYQPVSNVQQVQQQNINRMLMNNQIYRMPHLPEMQQICPTNVPLHQYFQRSQGQQLQFPTLPQVSAATLQTSIQALDPLIMIQNPSPAAPGMLLASSQRNPWPQSLPYDVPQINAPNQLQMLPPPLLAYPPQQSSYNAQMLQMFPTLQQQGPPPVYQSQTQPTSPMNKPQSRKRRESKNSSNNTPSKRRTSTSSTETPPKQLCQNLPVEESTLQNQPIGPSVRPSTTQPPVDHDALGRIQQQLNTLGTAISAENVVQTVPLSQPEQMPSTSEMNSVISSSCPSNQQLQFTSVASTSPANVTSTTSPRCSSDSQDAGKMPPPQCYRLLRTSLDSYTLVKTDSNDGQRITSPDIVQCNKGQDASDNAVHTKDKEDLTGKKSLTDTKKRSPVVSKEQIQKASVRKKIHRKGANHLWKTKEMSKKLHKCIYCDKTSNDKFYIMQHIANHFGSFGSRIFACTAPECTVSYNWYTGLYIHVKRKHPEMRVPAMKTYYKLLKSFILKKNKEYHENLHNVPESGLDCFNKNGL encoded by the exons ATGGGGGACAATAATGATGTTGTGATTGAACTCGATAGTGACGATGATTCAGAAAAGACAGTGCCATTTGTTCCGattaaaaaggaatcttttgtTAAAGACACCAATGTGAGCCAACAggacaaattaaatttcgtGCTGAAGTGGATGAgtgaaaaacaatatttacCAACATCAAGTGATATTAAGCCAGATTCAGTGAAAcaggagaaagaaaatgatttaggCACACCTTCGCTGAGTAGTATATCAGAGtcagaaattgattttctgacTTACGACGACATAACCCCTAGTTTACCTTTAACATCTCAGCTCAGTTCTcctgaaaagaagaagaagaagcaagTAGCTGTTTCGTCCGTAGAAGTCCAAACGGAAATATCAACCAGAAATGCTTCAACTGAAACTTCCCCGCCACCGAAAACATTCGAATGTGGGATTCAGACAAAGAAGATTGAAACGGTTACAAGAGGGACTCAGGTGCATTTTGCGATGGAACCTAGCGAACCTAGTACATCTGTGGCATCAAAGGTATCCATGAGCGATTTAAGTTGTCTCAATAAAGATGAACCCAACAAGGAAATTATTCACAAAGATAATAAATTCGTGAGATACGCAGCTCTGTACCTGAGTATCCTTCAACAAGAGGCATTCCTGAAAGATGAAGGACTTACAATGGGTGATACTCAAATTGGGCCTCTTCTTAGTATTAACAAGATGTTGGTTGTTACAAAGGCGAAAGCCGCTCTTGCTAAGGAACTAGCAGAGCTGAATGTAAAGGAACTTTGTGGACTCATTGAAAAGTACGTTAATTCGGACGGTGGTTCAACTGCTGAGTGGATTGAAGATTTCGTAGGAGAGGCACTCAAAGGGTTGGAAAGGGAAGTCAATCGTACTGAGTCCGATGTGCAAAAGACTGAGTTGCCTCTGAAAAGTCCAGTCTATGGAGACTTAGCACCTGATGAATTGACTAATCAGACGGCCAATAGTTCCGATGAAGCTCCGGAGAAACCTATGACTGAGATCCCAGTGGATTCACTGAGTGCTCATCTTATGAAAGAACTCTTCGATTATTCTCCGTCTGAAAATGAGAGAACTGTAGACTCAATGGGTGAAGAAGCTGACGTGTTAGAGACAATTGAAGCTCTGGCGTTAGGCGGTGTAGAAGCTCAGGCGTCAGGAACTGTTGAAGCTCAGACGTCAGAAAGTGTTGAAGATCAAAGATTGGAAAGTAACGGAAGTAACATTGCTGCCATAAAAGTGCGGCAAGATTTGCTACCGACATCAGTTAATGCGCATCCCAATGTCGCCTTTGCAGAATATCAGCCTGTATCGAATGTTCAACAGGTTCAACAGCAAAATATCAACAGAATGCTGATGAATAATCAGATCTACCGAATGCCGCACTTGCCAGAGATGCAACAAATATGCCCCACGAATGTTCCACTACATCAGTACTTCCAACGCAGTCAAGGGCAGCAGCTTCAATTTCCAACATTGCCTCAAGTTTCAGCAGCAACGCTACAAACATCAATTCAGGCACTGGATCCATTAATCATGATACAAAATCCTTCACCTGCTGCACCTGGCATGCTGTTAGCTAGTTCGCAAAGGAATCCGTGGCCTCAGAGCCTTCCATATGATGTGCCACAGATTAATGCGCCGAATCAGTTGCAGATGCTTCCTCCGCCGTTGCTTGCTTATCCACCGCAGCAATCGTCTTACAATGCACAGATGCTTCAGATGTTTCCAACGCTCCAACAACAGGGACCTCCTCCGGTGTATCAATCACAAACGCAACCGACGTCTCCAATGAACAAG CCACAATCACGAAAACGTAGGGAATCCAAGAATTCTTCTAATAATACTCCGTCAAAGCGTCGTACTTCCACGTCATCTACTGAGACTCCTCCAAAGCAGCTTTGTCAAAATCTTCCAGTTGAAGAGTCAACATTGCAAAATCAGCCAATAGGTCCTTCGGTTCGTCCATCTACGACTCAG CCTCCGGTTGATCATGATGCCCTAGGACGGATACAGCAGCAGCTAAACACTTTGGGAACAGCTATTTCAGCTGAAAATGTGGTCCAAACGGTTCCACTATCACAGCCAGAACAAATGCCGTCGACAAGTGAAATGAATTCGGTAATTTCATCCAGTTGTCCGTCTAATCAACAACTTCAGTTTACTTCAGTTGCTTCAACTTCTCCGGCAAATGTGACTTCCACAACTTCACCACGCTGTTCGTCTGATTCTCAGGATGCAGGAAAGATGCCACCACCACAGTGTTATCGTCTCTTAAGGACGTCTTTAGATTCATACACTTTAGTGAAAACTGATTCAAATGATGGTCAACGCATCACAAGTCCTGACATTGTTCAATGCAACAAAGGA CAAGATGCTTCGGATAATGCCGTCCACACCAAAGACAAGGAAGATTTAACAGGAAAGAAGTCATTAACGGATACCAAAAAGAGGTCACCAGTAGTTTCAAAGGAGCAAATCCAAAAG gcCTCTGTGCGCAAAAAGATACATAGAAAGGGAGCAAACCATTTATGGAAAACAAAGGAAATGAGTAAAAAACTACATAAA TGCATCTATTGTGACAAAACATCCAACGATAAGTTCTACATAATGCAACATATAGCAAACCATTTTGGAAGTTTTGGAAGTAGAATCTTCGCTTGCACTGCGCCCGAATGTACAGTCTCCTATAACTGGTACACCGGCCTTTATATTCATGTTAAACGTAAACATCCTGAAATGAGGGTACCTGCAATGAAGACTTACTATAAACTCCTGAAGTCTTtcatattgaaaaaaa atAAAGAATACcatgaaaatttgcacaatGTGCCTGAGTCAGGACTTGATTGTTTCAACAAAAATGGTCTGTGA
- the LOC129788956 gene encoding uncharacterized protein LOC129788956 isoform X5, whose product MGDNNDVVIELDSDDDSEKTVPFVPIKKESFVKDTNVSQQDKLNFVLKWMSEKQYLPTSSDIKPDSVKQEKENDLGTPSLSSISESEIDFLTYDDITPSLPLTSQLSSPEKKKKKQVAVSSVEVQTEISTRNASTETSPPPKTFECGIQTKKIETVTRGTQVHFAMEPSEPSTSVASKVSMSDLSCLNKDEPNKEIIHKDNKFVRYAALYLSILQQEAFLKDEGLTMGDTQIGPLLSINKMLVVTKAKAALAKELAELNVKELCGLIEKYVNSDGGSTAEWIEDFVGEALKGLEREVNRTESDVQKTELPLKSPVYGDLAPDELTNQTANSSDEAPEKPMTEIPVDSLSAHLMKELFDYSPSENERTVDSMGEEADVLETIEALALGGVEAQASGTVEAQTSESVEDQRLESNGSNIAAIKVRQDLLPTSVNAHPNVAFAEYQPVSNVQQVQQQNINRMLMNNQIYRMPHLPEMQQICPTNVPLHQYFQRSQGQQLQFPTLPQVSAATLQTSIQALDPLIMIQNPSPAAPGMLLASSQRNPWPQSLPYDVPQINAPNQLQMLPPPLLAYPPQQSSYNAQMLQMFPTLQQQGPPPVYQSQTQPTSPMNKISSSQQPQSRKRRESKNSSNNTPSKRRTSTSSTETPPKQLCQNLPVEESTLQNQPIGPSVRPSTTQPPVDHDALGRIQQQLNTLGTAISAENVVQTVPLSQPEQMPSTSEMNSVISSSCPSNQQLQFTSVASTSPANVTSTTSPRCSSDSQDAGKMPPPQCYRLLRTSLDSYTLVKTDSNDGQRITSPDIVQCNKGQDASDNAVHTKDKEDLTGKKSLTDTKKRSPVVSKEQIQKIKNTMKICTMCLSQDLIVSTKMVCEVCLCVSYCSIEHAKQDKDHGCSENRFIIFDKN is encoded by the exons ATGGGGGACAATAATGATGTTGTGATTGAACTCGATAGTGACGATGATTCAGAAAAGACAGTGCCATTTGTTCCGattaaaaaggaatcttttgtTAAAGACACCAATGTGAGCCAACAggacaaattaaatttcgtGCTGAAGTGGATGAgtgaaaaacaatatttacCAACATCAAGTGATATTAAGCCAGATTCAGTGAAAcaggagaaagaaaatgatttaggCACACCTTCGCTGAGTAGTATATCAGAGtcagaaattgattttctgacTTACGACGACATAACCCCTAGTTTACCTTTAACATCTCAGCTCAGTTCTcctgaaaagaagaagaagaagcaagTAGCTGTTTCGTCCGTAGAAGTCCAAACGGAAATATCAACCAGAAATGCTTCAACTGAAACTTCCCCGCCACCGAAAACATTCGAATGTGGGATTCAGACAAAGAAGATTGAAACGGTTACAAGAGGGACTCAGGTGCATTTTGCGATGGAACCTAGCGAACCTAGTACATCTGTGGCATCAAAGGTATCCATGAGCGATTTAAGTTGTCTCAATAAAGATGAACCCAACAAGGAAATTATTCACAAAGATAATAAATTCGTGAGATACGCAGCTCTGTACCTGAGTATCCTTCAACAAGAGGCATTCCTGAAAGATGAAGGACTTACAATGGGTGATACTCAAATTGGGCCTCTTCTTAGTATTAACAAGATGTTGGTTGTTACAAAGGCGAAAGCCGCTCTTGCTAAGGAACTAGCAGAGCTGAATGTAAAGGAACTTTGTGGACTCATTGAAAAGTACGTTAATTCGGACGGTGGTTCAACTGCTGAGTGGATTGAAGATTTCGTAGGAGAGGCACTCAAAGGGTTGGAAAGGGAAGTCAATCGTACTGAGTCCGATGTGCAAAAGACTGAGTTGCCTCTGAAAAGTCCAGTCTATGGAGACTTAGCACCTGATGAATTGACTAATCAGACGGCCAATAGTTCCGATGAAGCTCCGGAGAAACCTATGACTGAGATCCCAGTGGATTCACTGAGTGCTCATCTTATGAAAGAACTCTTCGATTATTCTCCGTCTGAAAATGAGAGAACTGTAGACTCAATGGGTGAAGAAGCTGACGTGTTAGAGACAATTGAAGCTCTGGCGTTAGGCGGTGTAGAAGCTCAGGCGTCAGGAACTGTTGAAGCTCAGACGTCAGAAAGTGTTGAAGATCAAAGATTGGAAAGTAACGGAAGTAACATTGCTGCCATAAAAGTGCGGCAAGATTTGCTACCGACATCAGTTAATGCGCATCCCAATGTCGCCTTTGCAGAATATCAGCCTGTATCGAATGTTCAACAGGTTCAACAGCAAAATATCAACAGAATGCTGATGAATAATCAGATCTACCGAATGCCGCACTTGCCAGAGATGCAACAAATATGCCCCACGAATGTTCCACTACATCAGTACTTCCAACGCAGTCAAGGGCAGCAGCTTCAATTTCCAACATTGCCTCAAGTTTCAGCAGCAACGCTACAAACATCAATTCAGGCACTGGATCCATTAATCATGATACAAAATCCTTCACCTGCTGCACCTGGCATGCTGTTAGCTAGTTCGCAAAGGAATCCGTGGCCTCAGAGCCTTCCATATGATGTGCCACAGATTAATGCGCCGAATCAGTTGCAGATGCTTCCTCCGCCGTTGCTTGCTTATCCACCGCAGCAATCGTCTTACAATGCACAGATGCTTCAGATGTTTCCAACGCTCCAACAACAGGGACCTCCTCCGGTGTATCAATCACAAACGCAACCGACGTCTCCAATGAACAAG ATTTCGTCTTCACAGCAGCCACAATCACGAAAACGTAGGGAATCCAAGAATTCTTCTAATAATACTCCGTCAAAGCGTCGTACTTCCACGTCATCTACTGAGACTCCTCCAAAGCAGCTTTGTCAAAATCTTCCAGTTGAAGAGTCAACATTGCAAAATCAGCCAATAGGTCCTTCGGTTCGTCCATCTACGACTCAG CCTCCGGTTGATCATGATGCCCTAGGACGGATACAGCAGCAGCTAAACACTTTGGGAACAGCTATTTCAGCTGAAAATGTGGTCCAAACGGTTCCACTATCACAGCCAGAACAAATGCCGTCGACAAGTGAAATGAATTCGGTAATTTCATCCAGTTGTCCGTCTAATCAACAACTTCAGTTTACTTCAGTTGCTTCAACTTCTCCGGCAAATGTGACTTCCACAACTTCACCACGCTGTTCGTCTGATTCTCAGGATGCAGGAAAGATGCCACCACCACAGTGTTATCGTCTCTTAAGGACGTCTTTAGATTCATACACTTTAGTGAAAACTGATTCAAATGATGGTCAACGCATCACAAGTCCTGACATTGTTCAATGCAACAAAGGA CAAGATGCTTCGGATAATGCCGTCCACACCAAAGACAAGGAAGATTTAACAGGAAAGAAGTCATTAACGGATACCAAAAAGAGGTCACCAGTAGTTTCAAAGGAGCAAATCCAAAAG atAAAGAATACcatgaaaatttgcacaatGTGCCTGAGTCAGGACTTGATTGTTTCAACAAAAATGGTCTGTGAAGTTTGCCTTTGTGTCTCGTACTGCTCAATTGAACACGCA AAGCAAGACAAAGATCATGGCTGTTCTGAAAATAGATTCataatttttgataagaattag